A window of Silurus meridionalis isolate SWU-2019-XX chromosome 4, ASM1480568v1, whole genome shotgun sequence contains these coding sequences:
- the hjv gene encoding hemojuvelin — translation MNLLCPSSQSRSAKLQSTVAVSVWMGMGTPAACNNHVQITWKPQVFIILLLLLLLASHAWAQCKILKCNSEFVAATLDMGGSSGGGGVGVGKEAGNVGYCSALRYYATCTRRTARACRGDLAYHSAVQGIEDLLIQHRCPKSGPTAQPRPLPQAPVSGDACFYEKSYVQREGRAPEYLHCGVFGDPHIRTFNNEFQTCAVPGAWPLIDNQFLYIQATSSQTTDSSYGTTLTKITIIFKNWRECAEQQIYQAEVDNVPAAFVDGSTSSGERRGKHSLQVRSQALGRHAEIWAVHIGTTVVVRQSGHSLGLAVRSPRAIIESYTPEQDLQLCLWGCPASQRIQTPPVWPTTLAYTHCSSLLPAQDVYFQACLFDLLATGDMNSSSSALEALEDARAMIADPEKVHLAAAAASKQQSWLIVVFMTLFTLRH, via the exons A TGAACCTCCTGTGTCCTTCAAGCCAAAGTCGTAGTGCAAAGCTCCAGTCTACTGTGGCTGTATCTGTATGGATGGGAATGGGAACACCGGCTGCCTGCAATAACCATGTACAAATTACATGGAAACCTCAAGTTTTCATCATACTGCTACTTCTTCTCCTTTTAGCTTCGCATG CTTGGGCCCAGTGTAAAATCCTGAAGTGCAACTCAGAATTTGTGGCCGCAACATTAGATATGGGAGgcagtagtggtggtggtggtgttggtgttgggaAAGAAGCAGGCAATGTGGGTTACTGCAGCGCACTGCGCTACTACGCCACCTGCACCCGGCGCACTGCCCGTGCTTGCCGCGGTGACCTGGCTTACCACTCTGCTGTGCAAGGCATCGAGGACTTGCTTATCCAACACCGCTGTCCTAAATCAGGGCCAACAGCTCAACCCCGGCCTCTACCCCAGGCCCCGGTATCTGGTGATGCCTGCTTTTATGAGAAAAGCTATGTGCAGCGTGAAGGCCGTGCACCAGAGTACCTGCACTGTGGTGTGTTTGGAGACCCTCATATCCGCACTTTCAACAATGAGTTCCAGACGTGTGCTGTACCTGGAGCCTGGCCTCTCATCGACAACCAGTTTCTTTATATACAGGCCACCAGCTCACAGACCACAGACAGCTCTTATGGCACTACACTAACCAAG ATCactataatttttaaaaactgGCGGGAGTGTGCTGAGCAGCAGATTTACCAGGCAGAGGTGGACAATGTTCCTGCAGCATTTGTAGATGGTTCTACAAGCAGTGGTGAGCGGCGAGGCAAGCACAGCCTGCAGGTGCGTTCCCAGGCCCTGGGACGGCATGCTGAGATCTGGGCAGTGCACATCGGCACCACAGTGGTGGTACGTCAGAGTGGCCACTCACTTGGGCTGGCTGTGCGCTCTCCACGTGCCATTATTGAGTCATATACACCTGAGCAGGACCTGCAACTGTGCCTGTGGGGATGCCCAGCCTCGCAGCGCATACAGACGCCGCCTGTTTGGCCCACCACGCTTGCATACACTCACTGCTCATCTCTCCTGCCAGCCCAGGACGTCTACTTCCAGGCATGTCTTTTTGATCTCCTGGCCACTGGGGACATGAACTCCAGTTCATCTGCACTCGAGGCTTTGGAGGATGCCCGAGCCATGATTGCTGATCCAGAAAAGGTGCATCTAGCTGCTGCTGCAGCAAGCAAGCAACAATCGTGGCTCATAGTAGTATTCATGACTCTGTTTACATTAAGACATTAA
- the thbs3a gene encoding thrombospondin-3a, with protein sequence MRSVPVWIVLTMMQISCWCEPLEKQDKQVIDMLALQDVKQNVAAVEKLSGALKTLSDLYIVSTFRLPPKLGGVLLGFYNKQDNKKYLELAIMGKINKALVRYVREDGKLHTVNLQSSALGDGRSQSIILRIGGLQRENLSLELYVNCRLADSAQRLPQLVALPAEAELVDIRNGYKAYARLQGSVESLKLALGGTVASAGALTDCPFQGDASSYNIVNGEVNSILGDHTKALIGQLIIFNQILGELRQDIREQVKEMSLIRNTILECQVCGFHEPRSHCQPNPCFKGVPCMETFSFPGYHCGPCPEGMTGNGTHCQDLDECSLAQPCYSSSACVNTLKGFKCESCPPGYWGNPILGVGLEYAKNHKQECLDIDECVEVANACTANSVCINTIGSFKCGQCKAGYVGNQTAGCYPRKTCATLDFNPCHSHAHCIIERNGDVTCACNVGWAGNGNTCGVDTDIDGYPDRALPCMDNNKHCKQDNCVHTPNSGQEDADNDGIGDQCDEDADGDGIKNVEDNCRLVPNKDQQNSDTDSFGDACDNCPNVPNIDQKDTDNNGEGDACDQDIDGDGVQNVLDNCPRVPNPMQTDRDHDGVGDACDSCPEMNNPMQTDIDNDLVGDVCDTNQDNDGDGHQDTRDNCPDIPNSSQLDSDNDGIGDDCDDDDDNDGIPDNETAGGLGPDNCRLIPNPNQKDSDGNGVGDVCENDFDNDAVLDLMDVCPESSEVTLTDFRAYQTVILDPEGDAQIDPNWVVLNQGMEIIQTMNSDPGLAIGYTAFNGVDFEGTFHVNTVTDDDYAGFIFGYQDSSSFYVVMWKQTEQTYWQSVPFRAMAEPGLQLKAVKSHTGPGEFLRNALWHTGDTDGEVKLLWKDPRNVGWKDKTSYRWQLSHRPQVGYIRVRLYEGMELVADSDVVVDTTMRGGRLGVFCFSQENIIWSNLRYRCNDTVPEDFESQHKQVLMHIQV encoded by the exons ATGCGATCTGTGCCAGTTTGGATTGTATTGACCATGATGCAGATCTCCTGCTGGTGTGAACCTCTGgaaaaacaagacaaacaaG TGATAGACATGCTGGCTCTACAGGATGTCAAGCAGAACGTGGCTGCAGTTGAAAAGCTGTCTGGAGCACTGAAAACTCTCAGTGACCTCTACATCGTTTCCACCTTCCGCCTGCCACCCAAACTTGGAGGAGTGCTACTCGGTTTCTACAATAAGCAGGACAATAAAAAGTACCTTGAGCTTGCCATCATGGGCAAAATCAACAAAG CTCTTGTGCGGTATGTTCGTGAGGATGGCAAGCTGCATACAGTAAATTTGCAAAGCTCTGCCTTGGGAGATGGGCGATCTCAGTCCATCATCCTCCGCATAGGAGGTCTGCAAAGAGAAAACCTCAGCCTTGAGCTTTATGTCAACTGTCGCCTGGCTGATTCCGCCCAGCGCCTGCCTCAATTGGTTGCCCTGCCTGCGGAGGCGGAGTTGGTGGACATAAGAAATGGTTACAAGGCATATGCTCGGCTCCAG GGATCAGTGGAAAGCCTGAAACTAGCTCTCGGGGGTACTGTAGCTAGTGCAGGTGCTCTCACTGACTGCCCCTTTCAAGGTGACGCCTCTTCGTACAATATAG TTAATGGGGAAGTGAACTCAATTCTTG GTGATCACACCAAAGCTCTGATAGGACAGctcattatttttaatcagaTCCTGGGTGAGCTTCGACAAGATATCAGagaacag GTAAAGGAGATGTCTCTCATTAGGAATACAATACTGGAGTGCCAAGTGTGCG GGTTCCACGAGCCTCGCTCCCACTGTCAGCCCAACCCCTGCTTTAAGGGAGTCCCCTGCATGGAGACTTTTTCTTTCCCAGGATACCACTGTGGGCCTTGTCCTGAAGGGATGACTGGTAATGGCACCCACTGTCAAGACCTTGACGAA TGTTCACTGGCTCAGCCCTGCTACTCTTCAAGCGCATGTGTAAACACACTAAAGGGTTTCAAATGTGAATCCTGCCCACCAGGATATTGGGGAAATCCTATTTTAGGTGTTGGTCTAGAATACGCCAAGAACCACAAGCAG GAATGTCTAGATATAGATGAATGTGTGGAAGTTGCCAATGCTTGCACAGCCAATTCAGTCTGCATAAACACTATT GGGTCATTTAAATGTGGGCAGTGCAAAGCTGGCTATGTGGGAAATCAGACGGCAGGCTGTTATCCACGAAAGACCTGTGCTACCCTTGACTTTAATCCATGTCACTCCCATGCTCACTGTATTATTGAGAGGAATGGGGACGTGACCTGTGCG TGTAATGTTGGCTGGGCTGGTAATGGAAACACATGTGGTGTAGACACCGATATTGATGGCTACCCTGACCGTGCTTTGCCCTGCATGGACAATAACAAGCACTGCAAACAG GATAACTGTGTACACACACCAAACTCAGGCCAGGAAGATGCAGATAATGATGGCATAGGTGACCAGTGTGATGAGGATGCTGATGGGGATGGTATTAAAAATGTAGAG gACAACTGCCGACTGGTACCTAATAAAGATCAACAGAACTCAGACACAGATTCCTTTGGTGATGCATGTGACAACTGCCCCAATGTGCCCAATATTgaccagaaagacacagacaaCAACGGAGAGGGTGATGCTTGTGACCAAGACATTGATGGAGATG GTGTTCAGAATGTTCTGGACAACTGTCCGAGAGTGCCGAACCCCATGCAGACAGACCGGGATCATGATGGTGTGGGAGATGCCTGTGACAGCTGCCCTGAGATGAACAACCCCATGCAG ACTGACATAGACAATGACCTGGTAGGAGATGTGTGTGACACCAATCAAGACAA TGATGGGGATGGGCACCAGGACACACGAGACAACTGCCCCGACATCCCCAACAGCTCTCAGCTTGATTCAGATAATGATGGTATTGGAGACgactgtgatgatgatgatgacaatgatgGAATTCCTGACAATGAAACTGCAGGAGGTCTTGGTCCTGATAACTGCCGGCTTATTCCCAATCCCAACCAGAAAGACTCAGAtg GTaatggtgttggagatgtgtgtgagaatgaCTTTGACAATGATGCAGTACTAGATTTGATGGACGTGTGTCCAGAGAGTTCTGAGGTCACACTTACAGACTTTAGAGCCTATCAGACTGTCATTCTGGACCCCGAGGGTGATGCACAAATTGATCCTAACTGGGTGGTGCTTAACCAG gGTATGGAGATTATTCAGACAATGAACAGTGATCCTGGTTTAGCAATTG GCTATACAGCATTTAACGGTGTGGACTTTGAGGGCACTTTTCATGTAAATACAGTGACTGATGATGACTATGCTGGCTTCATCTTTGGCTACCAGGATTCATCCAGCTTTTATGTAGTGATGTGGAAGCAGACAGAGCAGACTTACTGGCAATCTGTGCCATTTAGAGCAATGGCTGAGCCTGGCCTACAGCTCAAG GCAGTAAAGTCCCATACAGGGCCAGGAGAATTTCTCCGTAATGCTTTGTGGCACACTGGAGACACAGATGGTGAGGTGAAGTTATTGTGGAAAGATCCACGCAATGTCGGCTGGAAAGACAAGACCTCTTATCGCTGGCAACTCAGTCACCGGCCCCAGGTTGGCTACATCAG AGTCAGACTGTATGAGGGAATGGAATTGGTGGCAGACTCTGATGTAGTGGTTGACACGACTATGAGAGGAGGACGACTTGGTGTTTTCTGCTTTTCACAAGAAAATATAATCTGGTCCAACCTACGCTACCGATGCAATG acaCTGTCCCAGAGGACTTTGAATCACAGCATAAACAAGTACTAATGCACATTCAGGTGTGA